A window of Chitinophaga sp. MM2321 contains these coding sequences:
- a CDS encoding PKD domain-containing protein, whose amino-acid sequence MYLFIPVERKLIALALSLLFCCLLSLAAKAQLKADFTASSTSECEPLTSTTFNDISTGNPTSWKWDLGNGSVSTERNPKASYVKPGTYTVTLTVKDASGASSTETKTSYISVWSKPVVDFSVTPAIGCAPLQTTFTDKSNPVSGTLNEFTWDFGDGTNGSGSSVGHTYNTPSVYTVILSVTNSHGCTNFKVMDKAVDVAPAINADFTVTEKILCKAPVDVLFTNTSTGPGTLNYKWEFDDGVTTAVKDPGKHTFTSKGTHSIRLTVTNDRKCSATKIADDINVANYKTDFTFPTPICTDNYNNYVASFSPASPASITWEFNGVNSWTNYNTANYSSAAAGPLKVKLTAQYGNCLDVVEKDLVVKASPTANISTDNQPICNVPATVNFKDNSTGATSWKWDFGDGQSSTAQSPSHTYNYESYFYVYLTATNAAGCAVTSNTNFGIYKTNITAYASVTSGCEGMEPAFFASSSSSDQIKTYEWDFGDATPKSTEATPTHLYAKAGHYTVKLKYTTVNGCTGTVNTKSAVDIYKKPTPDFYSPSAPTVCGNTPTSFINKTDIGDSYQWDFGDGLYQENYTPNPTHSYKEPGVYDVTLTVGNYTCYNSVTKKAYITAIDPFPRFSQNALDCKQRTILSFDEHSIGATGWKWTWGDGKDTSYSVQGNPITHIYSKTGVYTVTLTTTAGACTTSETRQVQMIAPSPITITSDVTTLCSNESVAAKVTAYDPSIYSSNYAWSWLANNVNQSWWYEKTQFTYTNLQPGKQAIQVVVQNNLGCYDSSNVIDIAVRGPVAGFNLPSTIECRDKEVAFTDATDLTYSKGIKKWEWNFGDGTSPQTFTSGPFKHTYKTAGYYITPAVTVTDIEGCVSSYAGQQLQVNGPNANFYMANSLIKPGSDAYFYDNSNEVGGTITSMLWDFGDGNTATDFYGTTHNYPDKGLYEVKLQIKDDNGCEDEMVQQLKVSSVGAGFTYTSSFVNGGSCAPMVFRFTNTSLNFASCFWDFGDGSTSDQINPVHTYTESGHYKVILKVKGDADTEDESEEIVEVKGPFATITASDEGGCLEKEIEFTVIAPDAQELSWDFTDGIIEQTKELQIKHAFKVPGIYKPRLLMKDAAGCKGSAMLDHPIVIDQLDIQLNPSPAFICDEGQLTFAPVFNSFSIEDLGKPGTYQWTFDPLLAPTDITTATPGFYLDKPGKYDFSLTATTVYGCKETVPVTINVYPKPLAAISGSDQVCKDANIDFSGSVTKATDVTWKWDFGNGQTDTQQQPAATSFATTGNFDIALTVTSKDGCTHEAHHPLLVLPLPVINASAPSDFVCLHNTILLHAGGGSQYEWTPATGLDNPLLPEPKASPEETTTYQVKVTDNNGCINTDEITLRVVQPFTIQATPDTIICLGDKLPLRVWGADYYKWEGTGLDNTGNASTQATLTSKGRYTYNVTGYDRENCFSDNTTLQVQVNQAPTVELGPDRQIMAGIPLNLTATSTSRDVMRWKWSPVTSVDCYYCPVIQVTPNLTTQYTLEVENIYGCKAKDDMMVYVICNQGAIFMPNAFTPNHDGQNERCYPKGKGVKEIAYLKIYDRWGTLVFENAHFQLNSPSAGWDGRSKGKEAPIGTYIYMMQTVCENGEIFDFRGNITLIK is encoded by the coding sequence CCCACTTCCTGGAAATGGGATCTGGGTAACGGGTCTGTCTCCACTGAACGAAATCCGAAGGCATCTTATGTGAAGCCGGGTACCTATACCGTCACCCTTACGGTGAAAGATGCCTCCGGAGCCAGTTCAACGGAAACCAAAACCAGCTATATCTCCGTATGGTCCAAACCTGTTGTTGATTTCAGCGTTACGCCGGCCATTGGTTGCGCTCCGCTTCAAACTACTTTTACGGATAAATCCAATCCGGTCAGTGGTACGCTGAATGAATTTACCTGGGATTTCGGAGATGGTACCAACGGTAGCGGTAGTAGCGTGGGCCATACTTACAATACGCCCAGCGTGTATACAGTCATACTCTCGGTTACTAATAGTCACGGGTGTACTAATTTCAAGGTTATGGATAAAGCGGTAGATGTAGCACCCGCTATTAATGCAGATTTTACTGTTACGGAAAAGATATTATGTAAAGCACCGGTAGACGTATTGTTTACCAACACCAGCACCGGCCCCGGAACCCTGAATTATAAGTGGGAATTTGATGATGGCGTTACCACCGCAGTGAAAGACCCCGGCAAACATACTTTTACCAGTAAAGGCACCCATAGTATCAGGCTAACGGTAACGAATGACCGAAAATGCAGCGCCACCAAAATAGCAGATGATATTAATGTAGCTAATTATAAAACAGATTTCACCTTTCCCACTCCCATCTGTACCGATAATTACAACAATTACGTGGCTTCCTTTTCACCGGCATCACCCGCCAGCATCACCTGGGAGTTCAATGGTGTAAATTCATGGACCAACTATAATACCGCCAACTATTCATCGGCAGCGGCAGGGCCATTGAAAGTAAAGCTCACGGCACAATATGGCAACTGCCTGGATGTGGTGGAAAAAGACCTGGTGGTAAAAGCCTCACCAACAGCCAATATCAGTACGGATAATCAACCCATTTGTAATGTACCTGCTACGGTAAACTTTAAGGATAATTCCACCGGCGCTACCAGCTGGAAATGGGATTTTGGTGATGGCCAGAGCTCCACTGCACAAAGCCCTTCCCATACGTATAACTATGAGAGCTATTTCTACGTATACCTGACCGCTACCAATGCCGCGGGCTGCGCTGTAACCAGTAACACCAACTTCGGCATCTATAAAACAAACATCACCGCGTACGCTTCCGTTACAAGCGGCTGTGAAGGAATGGAACCTGCATTCTTCGCCAGCAGCAGTAGCAGTGATCAGATAAAAACATATGAGTGGGATTTCGGAGATGCCACCCCAAAATCAACTGAGGCTACGCCCACCCATCTGTATGCGAAAGCTGGTCATTATACAGTTAAACTAAAATACACTACCGTCAACGGCTGTACGGGAACTGTAAATACCAAAAGTGCCGTTGATATCTATAAGAAACCTACACCGGATTTTTATTCGCCTTCAGCGCCCACAGTATGTGGTAATACACCCACTTCATTTATAAATAAAACCGACATTGGCGACTCCTATCAATGGGACTTCGGGGATGGTCTTTACCAGGAAAACTATACACCCAACCCTACCCATAGCTATAAGGAGCCCGGCGTATATGACGTAACACTCACGGTAGGCAATTACACCTGTTACAATAGTGTTACTAAAAAGGCATACATCACCGCAATCGATCCCTTTCCCCGCTTCAGCCAAAATGCGCTGGATTGTAAGCAACGCACCATCCTCAGCTTTGATGAACACTCCATAGGGGCAACCGGCTGGAAGTGGACCTGGGGAGATGGAAAAGATACTTCCTATAGCGTCCAGGGGAATCCTATTACACATATCTACAGTAAAACAGGTGTTTATACAGTAACACTTACCACTACTGCCGGCGCCTGTACTACTTCCGAAACAAGGCAGGTACAGATGATCGCGCCTTCACCAATTACCATTACATCAGACGTTACCACGCTATGTAGCAATGAAAGCGTGGCGGCAAAGGTCACGGCGTATGATCCATCTATTTATAGCAGTAACTATGCCTGGTCGTGGCTCGCTAATAATGTAAATCAAAGCTGGTGGTATGAGAAAACACAATTTACCTATACTAACCTGCAACCGGGGAAACAGGCTATACAGGTAGTGGTGCAGAACAACCTGGGTTGCTACGACAGCAGTAACGTGATAGACATTGCGGTACGTGGTCCGGTAGCCGGGTTTAACTTACCCAGCACTATTGAATGCCGCGATAAAGAAGTGGCATTTACAGATGCCACTGATCTTACCTATAGTAAAGGCATTAAAAAATGGGAATGGAACTTTGGCGATGGCACCTCTCCACAAACCTTTACCAGTGGACCTTTCAAGCACACTTACAAAACAGCCGGATATTATATTACACCTGCTGTAACGGTAACGGATATAGAAGGTTGTGTCAGCAGTTATGCCGGACAACAATTACAGGTGAATGGCCCGAATGCGAATTTTTATATGGCTAATTCCCTGATAAAACCCGGTAGTGATGCTTATTTTTACGATAACTCCAATGAGGTTGGGGGCACCATCACTTCCATGTTATGGGATTTTGGCGATGGCAATACAGCGACCGATTTTTACGGTACCACCCATAATTATCCCGATAAAGGATTGTATGAGGTAAAACTACAGATCAAAGATGATAACGGTTGCGAAGATGAAATGGTGCAACAACTAAAGGTATCCTCCGTAGGCGCAGGATTCACGTATACCTCTTCTTTTGTTAATGGTGGCTCCTGTGCGCCCATGGTGTTCCGCTTCACCAATACCTCTCTTAATTTTGCTTCCTGTTTCTGGGATTTTGGTGATGGCAGTACATCCGATCAGATTAATCCCGTGCATACCTATACCGAGTCCGGTCACTATAAAGTGATTTTAAAAGTAAAAGGTGATGCCGATACGGAAGATGAATCTGAGGAGATCGTAGAAGTAAAAGGACCCTTTGCCACCATCACAGCCAGTGATGAAGGTGGTTGCCTGGAGAAAGAAATTGAATTTACCGTTATTGCACCGGACGCACAGGAATTGAGCTGGGACTTTACGGATGGCATCATTGAGCAGACAAAAGAACTGCAGATCAAACATGCATTTAAAGTACCGGGTATCTATAAGCCGCGGCTGCTCATGAAAGATGCAGCCGGCTGCAAAGGCAGCGCCATGCTGGATCACCCGATTGTTATTGATCAGCTGGACATACAGTTGAATCCTTCACCAGCGTTTATCTGCGATGAAGGTCAGCTTACCTTTGCGCCGGTATTCAACAGCTTTTCCATTGAAGACCTGGGCAAGCCTGGCACCTATCAATGGACCTTTGACCCATTACTGGCACCAACAGACATTACCACAGCTACACCCGGCTTCTACCTGGATAAACCAGGAAAATATGATTTTAGTCTTACCGCCACTACGGTATATGGCTGCAAGGAAACGGTGCCAGTTACTATCAACGTATACCCCAAACCGTTAGCCGCCATTTCTGGCTCCGATCAGGTTTGTAAAGATGCCAACATCGATTTCAGCGGCAGCGTTACAAAAGCAACGGATGTTACCTGGAAATGGGACTTTGGTAATGGTCAAACAGATACACAACAACAACCGGCGGCTACTTCCTTTGCTACAACCGGTAATTTTGATATAGCCCTTACCGTTACCAGCAAAGACGGCTGCACACATGAAGCACATCATCCCCTACTGGTATTACCATTACCGGTAATCAACGCTAGCGCCCCCAGTGATTTTGTTTGTCTTCATAATACCATCCTATTACACGCTGGCGGTGGCAGCCAATATGAATGGACACCCGCAACCGGGTTGGATAACCCACTGTTACCGGAACCAAAAGCAAGCCCCGAAGAAACGACTACTTACCAGGTAAAAGTAACCGATAACAATGGCTGCATCAATACAGACGAGATAACGCTCCGGGTCGTGCAACCCTTTACGATTCAGGCTACACCGGATACCATTATTTGCCTGGGTGATAAATTACCGTTGCGCGTCTGGGGAGCAGATTATTATAAGTGGGAAGGCACCGGTCTTGACAATACCGGTAACGCCTCTACGCAGGCCACACTCACCAGCAAAGGCCGGTATACTTATAATGTGACCGGTTACGATCGTGAAAACTGCTTTTCAGATAATACCACCCTGCAAGTACAGGTAAACCAGGCCCCTACCGTAGAACTGGGGCCAGACAGGCAAATCATGGCTGGCATACCGCTGAACCTCACTGCCACCAGTACCAGCAGGGACGTGATGCGCTGGAAATGGTCGCCGGTTACCTCCGTGGATTGCTATTACTGTCCTGTTATCCAGGTAACACCTAATCTCACTACCCAATATACACTGGAAGTAGAAAACATATATGGCTGTAAAGCCAAAGACGATATGATGGTGTATGTGATCTGCAACCAGGGCGCTATTTTTATGCCCAATGCTTTTACACCGAATCATGATGGACAAAACGAGCGTTGCTATCCCAAAGGAAAGGGGGTGAAAGAGATCGCCTATTTAAAGATCTATGACCGTTGGGGTACACTCGTATTCGAAAATGCGCACTTCCAGCTGAATAGTCCTTCCGCAGGCTGGGATGGCCGCAGCAAAGGCAAAGAGGCGCCCATAGGTACCTATATCTATATGATGCAAACGGTGTGCGAAAATGGAGAAATATTCGACTTCAGGGGAAATATTACGTTGATTAAATAA
- a CDS encoding glycosyl hydrolase 2 galactose-binding domain-containing protein → MKHGYFLPLLMALAMPAQAWQQWITADKPLEQHWKIQSSVNVRGDGKEISSGSFSPANWYAAKVPGTVMAALVDNGVYKDVFFDRNMEKIPGDQFKAPWWHRTTFELPAMQEGQVVQLVFNGINYRADIWLNGVQIAAADTVKGGFRRFRFDVSKVAHTGTNVLALKLTAPGPGEPTLGFVDWNPAPPDHNMGIWRDVHLLLSGPVAISQPFVQTRVDTATLKRAALTVSALLHNHSDKAVSGTLEGNITPGITISQKITLSPHSSRKVVFTPQEYVQLNISNPRLWWTRDLGKPELYKLSLQFVAPTVSDKRTVTFGIRSVGDYINAEGHRGYTLNGKKLLIRGGGWTDPMLLNATPEYERAGIEYAVHMNLNTIRMEGFWGNNQHLYDLCDEKGILIMVGWSAAWEWDNYFISEADDFGGIKTPEQQFVVATSWKDQVIWLRNHPSVFVWVYGSDKLPRPALEQKYLDILKEYDPTRPALSSAHDNTSSITGPAAVKMRGPYDYVPPDYWYIDDKNGGAFGFNTETGPGPEVPLLESLKKMIPKDSLWPISSSWMYHAARGEFHNLDYYNNAMNKRLGAPVSLEDYLRKAQYLNYEGMRAMMEAFTANRPRATGIIQWMYNSSWPKLWWQLYDYYLLPTGAFYGARKAGEPWHISYNYGTKGVDIINNTSMPAPSLKAKIHVLDAALHKVWQKDTVISGLAAQDALHLPALPEIPATTTWFLDLRLEEQGKTVSRNFYVLSTKQDLLDTAKTNWYVTPQTQFADLQLLQQLPPVKPEVQQTFTQKGYTTFARVTIRNPGTHLAFMIHLDIRRKTSGETVVPVFWEDNDFTLLPGENITINSYVYTKDLKQQPAMIAVSGWNIVSTNQE, encoded by the coding sequence ATGAAACATGGCTATTTCCTGCCACTGTTAATGGCCCTTGCTATGCCTGCGCAGGCCTGGCAACAATGGATTACAGCAGATAAACCACTGGAACAGCACTGGAAAATTCAATCATCCGTTAACGTTAGGGGAGATGGTAAAGAGATTTCTTCCGGTAGTTTCTCTCCTGCAAACTGGTACGCTGCCAAGGTACCCGGTACCGTGATGGCTGCACTGGTAGATAACGGGGTATACAAAGATGTTTTCTTTGACCGGAATATGGAGAAGATCCCCGGAGATCAGTTCAAAGCTCCCTGGTGGCATCGTACTACGTTTGAGCTGCCCGCTATGCAGGAAGGACAGGTAGTACAACTGGTGTTTAACGGGATCAATTACCGGGCAGACATCTGGCTGAATGGTGTGCAGATCGCCGCAGCAGATACGGTGAAAGGCGGTTTCCGCCGGTTTAGGTTTGATGTGAGCAAGGTGGCGCATACCGGCACTAACGTGCTGGCACTAAAACTTACTGCCCCCGGTCCCGGTGAGCCCACGCTCGGCTTTGTTGACTGGAATCCTGCGCCACCGGATCATAACATGGGTATCTGGCGTGATGTGCACCTGCTGTTAAGCGGTCCAGTCGCCATTTCCCAGCCTTTTGTACAAACAAGGGTGGATACGGCTACCTTAAAACGTGCAGCCCTTACCGTGAGTGCGCTCCTGCATAATCACAGCGATAAAGCGGTGAGTGGTACACTGGAAGGCAATATTACTCCGGGCATTACTATCTCTCAAAAAATAACTTTATCTCCCCATAGCAGCAGGAAGGTTGTCTTTACCCCGCAGGAGTACGTACAACTGAATATCAGCAATCCCCGCCTGTGGTGGACCCGCGACCTGGGCAAACCGGAACTGTATAAGTTGTCGTTGCAATTTGTTGCTCCTACGGTATCGGATAAACGAACGGTTACCTTTGGCATCCGCTCTGTAGGGGATTACATCAATGCCGAAGGACACCGTGGCTATACGCTCAATGGTAAGAAGCTGCTGATCCGCGGTGGCGGCTGGACAGACCCTATGCTACTCAACGCTACCCCGGAATATGAACGGGCAGGTATTGAATACGCTGTACATATGAACCTCAACACCATCCGCATGGAAGGCTTCTGGGGAAACAATCAGCATCTCTATGATCTGTGCGATGAGAAAGGTATCCTGATCATGGTGGGCTGGAGTGCGGCCTGGGAATGGGATAATTATTTTATCTCGGAAGCAGATGATTTCGGCGGCATCAAGACCCCGGAGCAACAGTTTGTTGTAGCAACATCCTGGAAAGACCAGGTTATATGGTTGCGTAACCATCCTTCTGTATTTGTATGGGTGTATGGTAGTGATAAACTTCCCCGCCCCGCACTGGAACAAAAATACCTCGACATCCTGAAAGAATATGATCCTACCCGCCCGGCATTGAGTTCGGCGCATGATAATACCAGCAGTATCACTGGCCCTGCTGCCGTAAAAATGCGCGGCCCTTACGATTATGTGCCACCGGACTATTGGTATATAGATGATAAAAACGGCGGCGCCTTCGGCTTTAATACGGAAACAGGTCCCGGCCCGGAAGTGCCGCTGCTGGAGAGCCTGAAGAAGATGATCCCCAAAGATTCCCTGTGGCCTATCAGCAGTTCCTGGATGTATCATGCGGCAAGGGGGGAGTTCCACAACCTGGACTATTACAACAATGCGATGAATAAGCGTTTAGGCGCGCCCGTTAGCCTGGAAGATTACCTGCGCAAAGCGCAGTATCTCAACTACGAAGGCATGCGCGCCATGATGGAAGCCTTTACGGCCAATCGTCCGCGTGCTACCGGCATTATCCAGTGGATGTATAATTCCTCCTGGCCTAAATTGTGGTGGCAGCTATACGATTATTACCTGCTACCCACCGGCGCTTTCTATGGTGCAAGAAAAGCCGGAGAGCCATGGCATATCTCCTACAACTATGGAACAAAGGGCGTGGATATTATCAACAACACCAGCATGCCGGCGCCATCCCTGAAAGCAAAGATTCATGTACTGGATGCCGCGCTGCATAAGGTATGGCAAAAAGATACCGTTATCAGTGGACTGGCTGCCCAGGATGCCCTGCACCTGCCGGCATTGCCGGAAATACCCGCCACCACTACGTGGTTCCTGGATCTGCGCCTGGAAGAACAGGGCAAAACAGTTAGCCGCAATTTTTATGTGCTATCAACAAAACAAGACTTGCTGGATACTGCGAAAACCAATTGGTACGTGACCCCGCAAACACAGTTTGCAGACCTGCAGTTACTGCAGCAATTACCTCCCGTAAAACCGGAAGTGCAGCAAACATTCACACAAAAGGGGTATACTACTTTTGCACGGGTAACAATCCGTAACCCGGGTACACACCTGGCCTTTATGATACACCTGGATATCCGCCGTAAGACAAGCGGAGAAACTGTTGTACCGGTATTTTGGGAAGATAATGATTTCACATTACTGCCAGGTGAAAATATCACTATTAATAGTTATGTTTATACCAAAGATCTGAAACAACAACCCGCGATGATAGCTGTTAGTGGCTGGAACATCGTATCAACCAATCAAGAATGA
- a CDS encoding MFS transporter, translating into MKRNYYIVGLIMLTFFVISFLTNVIGPLIPDIIKGFNLSLTMVALLPFAFFIAYGVMSIPAGMLIERYKEKKIMIAAFLVAFSGALLLSLYPNYLTAVLSLFLIGCGMAMLQVVINPLLRISGGEENYAFNSVLAQLIFGLASFVSPLVYSYLVVNMHDGSMGGLASLVPASLPWISLYWLFTLICLLMVVIIAVSVFPQVALTKEEEVGPLKTHMDLLKKPVVLLYFAAIFCYVGTEQGIANWISQFLATYHQYNPQTTGANAVAYFWGLMTAGGVLGLLLLKLVDSRKVLIGFTLLAMISLTAALFGNGQTALIAFPLVGFFASVMYPVIFSLALNSVSEHHGSFAGILVTGIIGGAILPLIVGGLGDHWGLRTGMCFLYLTMGYILSIGFWARPIITNKTIKL; encoded by the coding sequence ATGAAACGTAACTATTACATCGTCGGTTTAATAATGCTCACCTTTTTTGTGATTTCTTTTCTGACCAATGTGATTGGCCCGCTGATACCCGATATTATCAAGGGTTTCAATTTGAGCCTCACGATGGTAGCATTATTACCGTTTGCTTTTTTTATTGCTTATGGTGTGATGAGTATTCCCGCAGGCATGCTCATAGAACGGTACAAGGAAAAGAAGATCATGATAGCTGCTTTCCTGGTGGCTTTTAGCGGGGCATTACTCTTGTCTTTGTATCCGAATTATTTAACCGCTGTACTGTCGCTTTTCTTAATTGGCTGCGGCATGGCCATGTTACAGGTGGTGATCAACCCGCTGTTACGTATTTCCGGCGGAGAAGAGAACTATGCTTTCAACTCCGTGCTGGCGCAGCTGATCTTCGGACTGGCGTCTTTTGTTAGTCCACTCGTATATTCGTACCTGGTAGTAAATATGCACGATGGTTCTATGGGTGGTTTGGCATCCCTGGTGCCGGCAAGCCTGCCCTGGATATCACTCTACTGGCTGTTTACCTTGATTTGTCTGTTGATGGTGGTAATCATTGCTGTGTCAGTATTTCCACAGGTAGCCCTTACAAAGGAAGAAGAAGTAGGTCCGCTGAAAACACATATGGATCTGCTGAAGAAGCCAGTGGTATTACTTTATTTCGCAGCGATCTTTTGCTATGTAGGAACAGAGCAGGGCATTGCCAATTGGATCTCACAATTCCTGGCCACCTATCACCAGTATAATCCACAAACGACCGGCGCTAATGCGGTCGCCTATTTCTGGGGACTGATGACAGCAGGTGGTGTATTGGGACTCCTGTTACTTAAACTGGTAGATAGCCGGAAAGTATTGATAGGCTTTACTTTGCTGGCGATGATCAGTCTCACTGCGGCATTATTCGGTAATGGTCAAACAGCACTCATCGCTTTTCCGCTGGTAGGTTTCTTCGCTTCCGTGATGTATCCGGTTATTTTTTCCCTGGCGCTAAACTCGGTATCAGAACACCACGGCTCTTTTGCAGGCATCCTTGTTACAGGTATTATCGGCGGCGCGATTTTACCGCTTATTGTCGGCGGCCTGGGTGATCATTGGGGATTACGTACCGGTATGTGTTTCCTGTATCTGACGATGGGATATATTCTGAGCATCGGCTTCTGGGCAAGACCGATTATAACAAATAAGACGATAAAACTATAA
- a CDS encoding RagB/SusD family nutrient uptake outer membrane protein, with the protein MKSFNHILLGTAFTMAALMSGCSKSFLEKPPQAALDEGQMTSKKGVNILLIGAYGALDGQDFVDGDMVNLSGGSGYAVSPDNWIYGSVCGGDAHKGSSPDDASSALTIAMFGATATDGFFNDKWRVGYEGIRRCNFVLYLLGKVTDMTDAEKAEVAGEARFLRGHYYSDLKKMFNKVSYIDENTSGFENLDVDQFKVPNDKDIWPLIEADFKFAYENLNDRQSEVGRANKWAAAAYLAKTYLYEGKYTDAMRLFETVIHNGITTKGLPFKLMPKFHDNYDAATENNQESVFSIQYSANDGSGTSANANQGEMLNYPYGGPFSCCGFYQPSLDLANSYRTDANGLPYLDDYNQHPLKTDMGIASTASFTPDQGNLDPRLDWTVGRRGLPYLDWGLHPGDLWIRSQASAGPYSPLKNVYMQSTQDKYYDPNGWAPGNAINYVLIRFSDVLLMAAECQAQAGSLDIAQQYVDMVRGRMMDPVGWVHTYIDPADPLGGATDTPAANYKISKYPANTFTAKGKAYALKAIYFERKLELAMEGHRFFDLVRWKTAATDLNKFFAYETTITTDLKGAHFTANKNEYFPIPQRQIDLSTKNGTSALIQNTGY; encoded by the coding sequence ATGAAATCATTCAATCATATATTATTAGGTACAGCTTTTACCATGGCTGCTTTAATGTCCGGTTGCAGCAAAAGTTTCCTCGAAAAGCCGCCACAGGCTGCACTGGATGAGGGTCAGATGACAAGTAAAAAAGGCGTGAACATTTTGCTGATAGGCGCCTATGGTGCACTGGACGGACAGGACTTCGTAGACGGCGATATGGTAAATCTCTCCGGCGGAAGTGGCTACGCGGTATCTCCTGATAACTGGATCTATGGCAGCGTATGCGGTGGAGATGCGCATAAGGGCAGCTCTCCGGATGATGCCAGTTCCGCACTGACCATCGCTATGTTTGGCGCTACGGCTACCGACGGTTTCTTTAATGATAAATGGCGCGTTGGCTATGAAGGTATCCGTCGTTGTAATTTTGTATTGTATCTCCTGGGTAAGGTAACGGATATGACAGATGCCGAGAAGGCAGAAGTGGCCGGGGAAGCACGTTTCCTGCGTGGTCATTATTATTCAGACCTGAAAAAGATGTTTAATAAAGTATCTTATATTGATGAAAACACCTCCGGCTTTGAAAACCTCGATGTGGATCAGTTTAAGGTACCGAATGATAAAGATATATGGCCGCTGATTGAAGCAGATTTTAAATTTGCTTATGAAAATCTGAATGACAGACAGTCGGAAGTTGGTCGCGCTAATAAATGGGCTGCTGCCGCTTATCTGGCTAAAACATACCTGTATGAAGGTAAATATACAGATGCGATGCGGCTCTTTGAAACCGTGATCCACAACGGTATTACAACAAAAGGACTGCCGTTTAAACTGATGCCGAAGTTTCATGATAACTATGATGCGGCCACTGAAAATAACCAGGAATCTGTATTCTCTATTCAATACAGCGCCAATGATGGTTCCGGAACAAGTGCCAATGCCAACCAGGGCGAAATGCTGAACTATCCGTATGGCGGACCTTTCAGCTGTTGCGGGTTCTATCAGCCTTCACTGGATCTGGCTAACTCTTATCGCACGGATGCCAACGGTCTTCCTTACCTCGACGATTATAATCAGCACCCATTGAAAACAGATATGGGTATTGCCAGCACGGCTTCTTTTACACCTGATCAGGGCAACCTGGACCCGCGACTGGATTGGACCGTAGGCCGCAGAGGGCTGCCTTATCTTGATTGGGGACTCCATCCCGGCGACTTGTGGATTCGCAGCCAGGCTTCTGCCGGCCCATATTCTCCGCTAAAGAATGTATACATGCAGTCCACACAGGATAAGTATTACGATCCCAACGGATGGGCGCCCGGTAATGCGATCAACTATGTACTGATCCGTTTTTCAGATGTATTGCTTATGGCTGCTGAATGCCAGGCGCAGGCCGGAAGCCTGGATATCGCCCAGCAATATGTAGACATGGTACGTGGCCGTATGATGGACCCGGTAGGATGGGTACATACTTATATTGATCCTGCTGATCCGTTGGGAGGTGCAACAGATACACCCGCCGCGAATTATAAAATCAGTAAGTATCCTGCCAACACTTTTACAGCAAAAGGAAAGGCATACGCCCTGAAAGCAATTTACTTCGAACGCAAGCTGGAACTGGCTATGGAAGGACACCGCTTCTTCGACCTGGTACGCTGGAAAACTGCTGCAACAGATTTGAATAAATTCTTTGCATATGAAACAACTATCACCACTGATCTTAAAGGTGCCCACTTTACTGCCAATAAAAATGAATATTTCCCTATTCCCCAACGCCAGATAGATCTGAGCACAAAGAATGGCACTTCAGCACTCATACAAAATACTGGGTATTAA